A single region of the Saprospiraceae bacterium genome encodes:
- a CDS encoding T9SS type A sorting domain-containing protein, with protein MKKILFATCFFAFLFATVLNAQALISATAKGSRTKAQLAAQFRNLANNDVDLFKISYSTTDVFGQLDTASGLVVIPRRQAIYKYPTLVFQHGTVGSRNDVPSNLRGGYDAGLFFAGLGYIALLPDYLGLGDSRGLHPYVHADSEASAAIDMLHAAKTFLQQQNTLANGQLFITGYSQGGHGAMALHRALEAEESQDFQVTAAAPMSGPYSISGVMRDKITLSDDPYYYPAYVHYTIISYNYVYGLYDDIDQVFKPDYTPALRQFLKEEISLGELNSALIAKLIENHGASIPKYMLQDSIIAAVLSDETHPFNMALRDNDVYDWAPQAPTRLYYCMADDQVAYANSLVAAAAMTSNGAADFDALDVDSNADHGQCIEPAFLATAIFFGQYWDVSLVANQAPRASLPLTIFPNPTADWITLSGITTASEVEVFNGLGQRVLRQQVTPGEAQLSLAALLPGTYYVQVKMDAGIGVGSILKK; from the coding sequence ATGAAAAAAATATTATTTGCAACCTGTTTTTTCGCATTCCTCTTCGCAACAGTACTCAATGCGCAAGCGCTGATCAGCGCAACAGCAAAGGGGAGCCGAACCAAAGCCCAGTTGGCTGCCCAATTCCGAAATCTGGCCAACAATGATGTCGATTTATTTAAAATAAGCTATAGCACAACCGATGTTTTTGGCCAGCTGGACACCGCATCCGGCTTGGTGGTCATTCCCAGGCGGCAAGCCATTTACAAATACCCCACTTTAGTTTTTCAACACGGAACGGTAGGAAGTAGAAACGATGTACCTTCCAACCTGCGTGGCGGTTATGATGCTGGCTTGTTTTTTGCAGGCTTGGGTTATATCGCTTTGTTGCCCGACTACCTTGGCTTAGGTGATTCACGCGGCCTTCATCCCTATGTGCATGCCGATTCGGAGGCATCCGCCGCCATTGATATGCTCCATGCCGCAAAAACCTTCCTTCAACAACAAAATACGCTCGCCAATGGCCAATTATTCATCACGGGTTATTCTCAAGGGGGGCATGGTGCGATGGCTTTACATCGTGCCTTGGAAGCCGAGGAATCGCAAGATTTCCAAGTGACAGCCGCTGCGCCGATGTCGGGCCCTTACAGTATCTCGGGTGTCATGAGGGATAAAATTACCTTGTCAGATGACCCCTATTATTACCCCGCCTATGTGCATTACACCATTATCTCCTACAATTATGTATATGGCTTATATGACGACATAGACCAGGTTTTTAAACCCGATTATACCCCTGCACTGCGTCAATTTCTCAAGGAAGAAATCAGCCTCGGCGAGCTCAACAGCGCCTTAATTGCCAAATTGATCGAAAATCATGGCGCCTCCATTCCCAAATACATGTTGCAAGACAGCATTATAGCTGCCGTCCTGAGTGACGAAACGCATCCTTTCAATATGGCGCTCCGCGACAATGACGTCTACGATTGGGCACCGCAAGCCCCCACCCGCCTCTATTATTGCATGGCTGATGATCAGGTCGCCTATGCCAACAGCCTCGTCGCCGCTGCCGCCATGACCAGCAATGGCGCTGCCGACTTCGACGCCCTCGATGTCGATTCTAATGCAGACCACGGCCAATGCATCGAACCCGCCTTTCTGGCCACCGCCATCTTCTTTGGCCAATACTGGGACGTCTCCCTGGTTGCCAACCAAGCGCCAAGGGCATCCCTTCCGCTCACCATTTTCCCCAACCCTACCGCCGATTGGATCACCCTTTCAGGCATTACTACCGCCAGCGAAGTGGAAGTCTTTAATGGCCTGGGGCAACGGGTGCTGCGCCAGCAGGTGACGCCTGGCGAGGCGCAACTGAGCCTCGCTGCTTTGCTTCCCGGCACGTATTATGTGCAGGTGAAGATGGATGCTGGCATTGGTGTAGGAAGCATACTTAAGAAGTGA
- a CDS encoding GSCFA domain-containing protein, translating into MEKQTFRTLVTPGNYPFNIDHTTKILSIGSCFASHIAKRLEQAKFSTYLNPFGIIYHPLAIAKGLTDLLDGKQIEATSLFLHQDLWHSFDFHSQFSHPDPTIALSQMNQSLALARSFLSEAKVLMVTLGTAGAFIHQKSERLVANCHKLPATDFKRQRLSVAEIRNSLSAAFSRLHQQQPDLKIILTLSPVRHIKDGLVENQRSKASLLLAIDHLCMDHPYIHYFPAYEMVIDDLRDYRFFEPDLIHPSKLAIDYIWGHFQAAFFSEESQQLVQRIRKMVQASLHRPFHPNTPSHQLFARQQLEGIQALKHAHPHLDFSKEENHFKTILAAI; encoded by the coding sequence ATGGAAAAACAAACCTTCAGAACACTTGTAACCCCAGGAAACTATCCTTTTAACATAGATCATACCACAAAAATATTGTCTATTGGTTCCTGTTTTGCCTCCCACATCGCCAAGCGATTGGAACAAGCCAAGTTTTCAACCTATTTGAACCCTTTTGGCATTATTTATCACCCATTAGCCATTGCAAAGGGATTAACGGACTTATTAGACGGGAAGCAAATAGAGGCCACATCGCTCTTTTTACACCAAGATCTCTGGCATTCTTTTGATTTTCATAGCCAATTCTCACATCCTGACCCAACCATCGCCCTATCGCAAATGAACCAATCTTTGGCATTGGCTCGTTCCTTTTTATCAGAAGCCAAAGTGTTGATGGTTACCTTGGGCACGGCAGGCGCTTTTATCCATCAGAAAAGCGAGCGCCTGGTTGCCAACTGCCATAAATTGCCTGCCACTGATTTTAAACGGCAACGCTTGAGTGTGGCAGAAATAAGGAATAGCCTTTCAGCTGCATTTTCAAGACTCCATCAGCAGCAACCCGATTTGAAAATCATTCTGACCCTTAGCCCGGTGCGTCATATCAAAGACGGATTGGTGGAAAATCAACGCAGTAAAGCTTCCTTGTTGCTAGCTATCGATCATTTATGTATGGACCATCCCTATATTCACTATTTTCCAGCCTATGAAATGGTCATTGATGATTTACGAGACTATCGCTTTTTTGAACCTGATCTCATTCACCCTAGCAAATTGGCGATTGATTACATTTGGGGCCATTTCCAAGCTGCCTTTTTTTCGGAAGAAAGCCAACAGCTTGTTCAGCGCATTCGCAAAATGGTGCAAGCCAGCCTGCATCGCCCTTTTCATCCCAATACACCCTCACACCAACTATTTGCAAGACAACAATTAGAGGGAATCCAGGCATTAAAACATGCCCATCCTCACCTGGATTTTTCGAAGGAGGAAAACCATTTCAAAACGATTTTAGCAGCAATTTAA
- a CDS encoding LytTR family DNA-binding domain-containing protein, whose translation MTSIKAIIVEDEKEGMHNLSLKLEKTCPEVDIIGKAYTGEEAIKMIPALSPQLIFLDINLGTMSGFDVLSKLAHMHFEIIFTTAYDNYGIKAIKANALDYLIKPIKPKELKEAVDKAWKVIQTSGAVSRITVPIANGFQILSLKDITYCEADNTYTYIHLHNEKKILVTKPLADISKKLPSDKFCRIHRAFMVNLDFVHFFKKEDGGFIVLEDGTELTVSRARRDDFLRQLSENM comes from the coding sequence ATGACAAGTATCAAAGCGATTATCGTAGAAGACGAAAAAGAAGGAATGCACAACCTCTCTTTGAAATTAGAAAAAACCTGCCCCGAAGTAGACATCATTGGGAAAGCCTATACTGGGGAAGAAGCCATAAAAATGATTCCAGCCTTAAGTCCACAATTGATTTTTCTAGACATTAACCTGGGAACCATGAGTGGATTCGACGTACTCAGCAAATTGGCCCACATGCACTTCGAAATTATCTTCACCACCGCCTACGACAATTATGGCATCAAGGCTATCAAAGCCAATGCGCTCGATTATTTAATCAAACCGATCAAGCCGAAGGAGTTAAAGGAAGCGGTTGATAAAGCTTGGAAAGTGATTCAAACCTCTGGAGCAGTCAGCCGGATTACCGTCCCAATCGCCAATGGCTTTCAGATTCTCTCTTTAAAGGACATTACATACTGCGAAGCGGATAATACTTACACCTATATCCATTTACATAATGAAAAAAAAATCCTCGTCACCAAACCCCTAGCTGACATCAGCAAAAAGTTACCTTCCGATAAATTTTGTCGCATCCACAGAGCCTTCATGGTCAATCTCGATTTTGTCCATTTTTTCAAGAAGGAGGATGGTGGCTTTATTGTGCTGGAGGATGGGACGGAGCTCACCGTTTCCCGTGCGCGAAGAGATGATTTTTTGCGGCAGTTGTCTGAGAATATGTAG
- a CDS encoding TPM domain-containing protein: MTKFFKPEDEQRIIAAIQQAESRTSGEVRVHIDYKSKGNIMEEAWKVFQRLGMEQTQARNGVLILIAPDQKQFAIIGDEGINKVVPENFWAEERNLLQTFFKRGAFSEGISLVIEQVGEKLHEYFPRLDDDVNELPDEISYN; the protein is encoded by the coding sequence ATGACAAAATTTTTCAAGCCAGAGGATGAACAACGGATTATTGCGGCTATTCAACAAGCTGAAAGTCGCACCTCTGGAGAGGTAAGGGTACATATTGACTACAAGAGCAAGGGAAATATCATGGAAGAAGCCTGGAAGGTATTCCAGCGGCTGGGTATGGAGCAAACGCAGGCGCGCAATGGGGTATTGATATTAATCGCCCCTGATCAAAAGCAGTTTGCCATCATTGGAGACGAAGGGATTAATAAAGTAGTGCCAGAAAATTTCTGGGCCGAAGAACGAAACTTGCTACAAACTTTTTTCAAGCGTGGCGCCTTTTCTGAAGGCATCAGCCTGGTCATTGAGCAAGTTGGTGAAAAGCTGCATGAATATTTTCCCCGATTGGATGATGACGTCAATGAATTACCAGATGAAATTTCTTATAATTAA
- a CDS encoding TPM domain-containing protein, whose amino-acid sequence MDFKQSRQFLLRPVVLLMLLVGWAGILAAQKRAIDMKPSEFLVNDFAGVLQRQEVARLGQKLRAYALETSTQIAIVTEASLEGDDAFDYANRLARQWGIGGQEDNGVLIYLAINDRKIAIQTGYGVEGFLPDAMANRIITNIMQPAFRANRYYEGLDKATQAIMDLGKGEYTNDNQTTRRKATGGGMAFIVITIAIFLMIIIARIWGGKGNDDDDDDGGYYRGGRYDSPQRRQGHSGRRGGGGWIFFPGFGGFGGGGGSGGSSGGGFGGMGGGDFGGFGGGDFGGGGAMGDW is encoded by the coding sequence ATGGATTTCAAGCAAAGTCGCCAATTTTTACTTAGACCGGTTGTATTGTTAATGCTTTTAGTCGGATGGGCAGGAATACTGGCCGCTCAAAAGCGAGCCATTGATATGAAACCTTCCGAGTTCCTCGTCAATGACTTTGCAGGGGTACTACAGCGGCAAGAGGTGGCTCGCTTGGGGCAAAAGCTAAGGGCCTATGCCCTGGAAACTTCTACCCAAATTGCCATCGTTACGGAAGCCTCACTGGAAGGAGACGATGCCTTTGATTACGCCAATCGCCTGGCCAGGCAATGGGGTATTGGCGGGCAGGAAGATAATGGCGTATTGATATACCTAGCCATAAATGACCGTAAAATTGCTATCCAAACGGGATATGGTGTAGAGGGTTTCTTACCTGACGCTATGGCCAACCGAATTATTACCAATATCATGCAGCCTGCCTTCCGAGCCAACCGATACTATGAGGGCTTGGATAAGGCAACGCAAGCTATTATGGATCTGGGTAAAGGGGAATATACGAATGACAACCAGACAACTCGGCGTAAAGCGACAGGGGGAGGAATGGCTTTTATCGTTATCACAATTGCGATTTTTCTCATGATTATTATCGCGCGTATTTGGGGAGGCAAAGGCAATGATGATGATGACGATGATGGCGGTTATTATCGTGGTGGGCGTTACGATTCTCCGCAACGTAGGCAAGGGCACAGCGGACGCCGTGGCGGCGGCGGCTGGATCTTTTTCCCTGGTTTTGGCGGCTTCGGTGGCGGTGGCGGCAGCGGCGGCAGCAGTGGTGGCGGTTTTGGCGGCATGGGTGGTGGCGATTTTGGTGGTTTTGGCGGCGGCGACTTCGGTGGGGGCGGCGCCATGGGCGATTGGTAG
- a CDS encoding LemA family protein codes for MRSIVIWAVLLGLGFIVFTTACNFNNRFVDMEENVSNSWSKVQSAYQRRADLIPNLVNTVKGAANFEKETLEAVVNARSKATSINIDPSNATPEQMKQFQDAQSGISQSLGRLLLISENYPELKANANFRDLQVQLEGTENRIKVERDKFNDSVTQFNKSVRRFPGSFFASIFGFERKVQFESEAGADQAPDVNF; via the coding sequence ATGAGATCAATTGTTATCTGGGCCGTATTGCTAGGTTTAGGCTTTATCGTTTTCACCACGGCGTGCAATTTCAACAATCGTTTTGTGGATATGGAAGAAAACGTATCCAATTCCTGGAGCAAGGTACAAAGTGCCTACCAAAGACGGGCAGATCTGATTCCTAACCTGGTGAATACCGTGAAAGGAGCCGCCAATTTCGAAAAAGAAACCCTTGAAGCAGTGGTCAATGCAAGGTCTAAAGCTACAAGCATCAACATTGATCCTTCTAACGCGACGCCTGAGCAAATGAAGCAATTCCAGGATGCCCAATCTGGCATTTCTCAATCTTTGGGTCGGCTATTATTAATTTCTGAAAATTATCCTGAGCTAAAAGCGAATGCTAACTTCCGGGATTTGCAGGTACAATTAGAAGGAACGGAAAACCGCATTAAAGTTGAGCGAGATAAATTTAATGATTCGGTTACCCAATTCAACAAATCTGTCCGACGGTTCCCTGGTAGTTTCTTTGCTTCTATTTTTGGTTTTGAGCGAAAGGTTCAGTTTGAATCTGAGGCAGGTGCTGACCAAGCGCCGGATGTGAACTTTTAG
- a CDS encoding enoyl-CoA hydratase-related protein, which produces MEPILLNITDSVAQITLNRPEVYNSFNGPMAKQLQIALDECRNNSSVRAIYITGAGKAFCAGQDLQEILGEDSPSLEHILQDHLNPIIHRIMNMEKPIVCGVNGVAAGAGANIAIACDITVACHSASFIQAFINIGLIPDSGGTYLLPRLVGWQRAAALMMLGEKISAEEAMNTGMIYKVFPDQKFNESALALVTQLAQKPTAAIGLIKRALNYSFTNDLDKQLAIEEQLQASAGLTEDYKEGVQAFVEKRKAVFRGV; this is translated from the coding sequence ATGGAACCCATCCTTTTAAATATTACTGATTCAGTAGCTCAAATCACCCTTAACCGGCCAGAAGTTTATAATAGTTTTAATGGTCCAATGGCTAAGCAGTTGCAAATAGCCCTGGATGAATGTAGAAATAATTCTTCAGTGAGGGCAATTTATATCACAGGGGCAGGAAAGGCCTTCTGTGCGGGCCAAGATTTGCAAGAAATACTGGGAGAAGATAGCCCAAGCCTCGAACATATTCTCCAAGACCACCTCAATCCCATCATTCACCGCATCATGAACATGGAAAAACCCATTGTTTGTGGAGTAAATGGTGTCGCAGCAGGGGCCGGAGCTAATATTGCGATTGCCTGTGATATTACAGTGGCCTGCCACTCGGCGTCCTTTATCCAGGCTTTTATCAATATTGGATTGATACCTGATAGTGGAGGGACCTATCTGCTGCCTAGGCTGGTTGGCTGGCAGCGGGCAGCAGCGTTGATGATGTTAGGTGAAAAAATCAGTGCGGAGGAGGCTATGAATACAGGTATGATCTATAAGGTTTTTCCGGATCAAAAGTTTAATGAATCTGCTTTAGCATTGGTGACCCAATTGGCCCAAAAACCGACAGCTGCTATAGGATTAATCAAAAGAGCACTTAATTATTCCTTTACCAATGACTTGGATAAGCAGTTGGCGATTGAGGAACAATTGCAGGCTTCGGCAGGATTAACGGAAGATTACAAAGAAGGTGTTCAAGCTTTTGTAGAGAAACGGAAAGCGGTGTTTAGGGGAGTGTGA
- the meaB gene encoding methylmalonyl Co-A mutase-associated GTPase MeaB, with the protein MEEQHFNPSDDSPQNLPRQGAAPISLNPNLSKRVKSGSTVSSEELVKGILAGDRVALGKAITLVESTKPIHQAIAQRIIEACIPFSGQSLRLGITGTPGVGKSTFIEVFGQYLIQQGHRPAILAIDPSSQLSKGSILGDKTRMEKLATHPAAFIRPSPTGGSLGGVARSTRETILLCEAAKYDVIIIETVGVGQSETTVHAMVDFFLLLLLPGAGDELQGIKRGIVEMADLIAVNKADGDRQQLATQAKLAYRNALHLFPPKESQWIPQVHTCSSLQAEGLEPIWQAIQAFLTQVKTNGFFEQQRKKQALFWLHESIKDQLGQLFYQHPAVTGRLAEIEAAVLRGQVSPFKGASELLSLFVNN; encoded by the coding sequence ATGGAAGAACAACATTTTAACCCTTCTGATGATTCTCCTCAAAACTTGCCTAGGCAGGGAGCAGCCCCAATTAGCCTAAACCCAAACCTGTCTAAACGTGTCAAAAGTGGTTCTACTGTTTCCAGTGAGGAATTGGTGAAAGGCATTCTAGCGGGAGATCGCGTCGCCTTAGGAAAAGCCATCACTTTAGTTGAGAGCACAAAACCTATTCACCAAGCGATTGCCCAAAGGATTATCGAAGCCTGTATTCCCTTTAGTGGGCAGTCCCTTCGGCTGGGCATTACAGGTACCCCCGGTGTTGGCAAAAGCACTTTTATTGAAGTTTTTGGACAATACCTTATCCAACAAGGTCACCGGCCTGCGATATTGGCGATTGATCCTTCCAGTCAGCTCAGCAAGGGCAGTATACTAGGCGATAAAACCCGTATGGAGAAATTAGCCACTCACCCTGCTGCGTTTATCCGCCCAAGCCCAACTGGGGGCTCCCTGGGCGGGGTTGCCCGAAGTACCCGGGAAACCATTTTGCTCTGTGAAGCCGCCAAATATGATGTCATTATCATAGAGACCGTCGGCGTGGGTCAGTCTGAGACCACCGTACATGCTATGGTGGATTTTTTCTTACTGCTATTATTACCCGGAGCAGGAGATGAATTGCAGGGGATCAAAAGAGGCATTGTAGAAATGGCGGACCTCATTGCCGTCAATAAAGCAGATGGAGATCGACAACAGCTAGCGACACAAGCCAAATTAGCTTACCGCAATGCCTTGCATCTTTTTCCGCCAAAAGAAAGCCAATGGATTCCGCAAGTCCACACTTGTTCCAGTCTGCAAGCAGAGGGACTGGAGCCCATCTGGCAGGCGATACAAGCTTTCTTGACCCAAGTAAAAACAAATGGCTTTTTTGAGCAGCAACGAAAAAAACAAGCGCTCTTTTGGCTACACGAAAGTATAAAGGATCAGTTGGGACAACTTTTTTACCAGCATCCCGCCGTAACAGGTCGGTTAGCGGAAATAGAGGCCGCCGTATTAAGGGGACAAGTCTCTCCCTTTAAAGGCGCAAGTGAATTATTGTCACTTTTTGTCAACAATTAA
- a CDS encoding M43 family zinc metalloprotease translates to MKKTPLYLLTVALLAAACTPKIQERFLQMEDIEQVPVAIENTKAMQIGGPCQDIEGYIPDTNYLEHTPIKYIRVNVHWFNIADSSKNMVGQSAIDFAKSLIQTANQDLERNQPMWLPHGNQTPTLPIRHRYVLSPRPNDPTDTGIYFHFVDDESCYLVHKGKNANLYKRDLIRKYAIQLDTVLNIFILPHHPDSVASPTYAPNSTGVALGTVVKVAGMIENGQPSWHYRSLINHEIGHSFGLSHTWAYNDGCDDTPQHKQDCWSRNERPECKETTSNNVMDYNAEQNAWTPCQIGKVLKRMADPRSTLRGVLEERWCTLNPNAHIYIKDTIVWAGAKDLEGHLTIEPGGELTVRCRLSLPKGAKITIKAGGRLILEDAQLHNACGDLWEGIQIEQIGKAKGEVFFVGMPSIENTINKVE, encoded by the coding sequence TTGAAAAAAACACCATTATACCTTTTAACAGTGGCTTTGCTGGCGGCGGCATGTACGCCAAAAATCCAGGAGCGATTTCTGCAAATGGAGGATATCGAGCAGGTGCCGGTAGCGATAGAAAACACCAAAGCCATGCAAATTGGTGGTCCCTGCCAGGATATCGAGGGTTACATTCCCGACACCAATTACCTTGAACACACGCCCATCAAATATATTCGCGTTAATGTGCACTGGTTTAATATAGCGGATAGTTCAAAGAATATGGTTGGACAATCGGCTATTGATTTTGCGAAAAGCCTGATTCAAACAGCCAACCAGGACCTGGAGCGCAACCAGCCGATGTGGCTCCCTCACGGCAATCAAACCCCTACCCTACCGATCCGGCACCGCTATGTTTTATCCCCACGTCCTAATGATCCGACTGATACAGGCATTTACTTTCATTTTGTCGACGATGAATCTTGTTATTTGGTGCATAAAGGGAAAAATGCGAATTTGTATAAAAGGGATCTCATTCGCAAATATGCTATTCAGTTGGATACCGTATTAAATATTTTTATCCTGCCGCATCATCCGGATAGTGTAGCGTCTCCAACTTACGCGCCCAATAGCACGGGGGTCGCCCTGGGTACAGTTGTAAAAGTGGCTGGAATGATAGAAAATGGACAACCCAGCTGGCATTATCGGAGTCTTATCAACCATGAAATTGGCCATTCTTTCGGTCTTTCCCACACCTGGGCCTATAATGATGGCTGCGATGATACACCGCAACATAAACAAGACTGCTGGAGCCGAAATGAGCGCCCCGAATGCAAGGAAACGACCTCCAACAATGTCATGGATTACAATGCCGAACAAAATGCCTGGACCCCCTGTCAAATTGGGAAGGTCTTAAAGCGAATGGCTGATCCGCGTTCAACGCTGCGAGGGGTGCTGGAGGAACGCTGGTGTACCCTCAACCCCAATGCCCATATTTATATTAAAGATACCATTGTTTGGGCTGGTGCCAAAGACCTGGAAGGACACCTGACCATTGAACCTGGAGGGGAGCTAACCGTGCGGTGCCGCTTGTCTTTACCCAAAGGTGCTAAAATTACCATCAAAGCTGGCGGGCGCTTGATCCTGGAGGATGCCCAATTGCACAATGCCTGTGGAGACTTATGGGAGGGGATTCAAATTGAACAAATCGGAAAAGCTAAAGGGGAAGTCTTTTTTGTCGGAATGCCAAGCATAGAAAACACCATCAACAAGGTAGAATGA